Proteins from a single region of Strix aluco isolate bStrAlu1 chromosome 5, bStrAlu1.hap1, whole genome shotgun sequence:
- the PHYH gene encoding phytanoyl-CoA dioxygenase, peroxisomal, with the protein MEQLGKRSGPAARLDAILRHLYPRLGAAPALTSVPTSAQVTAVHHPGRFRYTLDNNILTAEQRQFYEDNGYLLIKKLVSDEDIERFRKEFVRICKKEVNLPGAMIMKDETLRSQYGQSEKVVNKIQDFQEDEELFRYCTLPEVLRYVECFTGPNIMAMHTMLINKLPDSDKQTFLHPMHQDLHYFPFRPADRIVCSWTAMERADLDNGCLVVQPGTHKQPLKPHGYPKWEHKANKLFHGLLDEDEKSPRVHLVMEKGDTVFFHPLLIHGSGINKTSGFRKSISCHFASSECCYIDVKNTSQEHLEKEIVEVACQKYGMTSVELRDIWNFRARLVQGERINL; encoded by the exons ATGGAGCAGCTGGGGAAGCGGTCGGGGCCGGCGGCTCGGCTGGACGCCATCCTCCGACACCTCTACCCGCGCCTGGGAGCAGCCCCTGCTCTT ACAAGTGTTCCTACTTCAGCCCAAGTTACTGCTGTTCATCACCCAGGGAGGTTTCG CTATACCCTGGACAACAACATCCTCACCGCAGAGCAAAGGCAGTTCTATGAAGACAACGGGTATCTGCTCATTAAGAAGCTCGTTTCTGATGAAGACATTGAGCGCTTCAG GAAGGAGTTCGTGAGAATCTGTAAAAAAGAGGTGAATCTACCAGGAGCTATGATTATGAAAGACGAGACCCTGAGATCCCAGTATGGTCAGTCTGAAAAAGTAGTTAATAAAATCCAGGACTTCCAGGAAGACGAAGAGTTGTTCAGATACTGTACTCTGCCAGAg gTCCTCAGATATGTTGAGTGCTTCACAGGGCCAAACATCATGGCAATGCACACCATGCTGATAAATAAACTTCCAGATTCTG ATAAACAGACTTTTCTCCACCCCATGCATCAGGACTTGCACTATTTCCCCTTCCGGCCTGCGGACCGCATCGTGTGCTCCTGGACCGCCATGGAGAGGGCTGACCTGGACAACGGCTGCCTGGTTGTGCAGCCGGGGACGCACAAGCAGCCCCTGAAGCCTCACGGCTACCCAAAGTGGGAG CATAAAGCCAACAAACTTTTCCATGGGCTGCTTGATGAGGATGAGAAGAGTCCCAGGGTTCACCTTGTCATGGAGAAGGGAGACACAGTGTTCTTCCATCCCCTGCTCATCCATGGCTCTGGGATAAACAAGACATCAGGTTTCCGAAAG AGTATAAGCTGTCACTTCGCCAGCTCAGAGTGCTGCTACATCGATGTCAAGAACACGAGCCAAGAGCACCTGGAGAAAGAGATAGTAGAAGTGGCTTGCCAGAAATACGGCATGACTTCTGTGGAACTCAGG gataTTTGGAACTTCCGAGCACGTCTTGTGCAAGGGGAAAGAATTAACCTGTAG